One genomic region from bacterium encodes:
- the dnaK gene encoding molecular chaperone DnaK: MASKIIGIDLGTTNSCVAVVEGGEPIVIPSSEGNRTTPSMASIAEDGERLVGMPAKRQAVTNPRNTVFAIKRLIGRRFNDPEVEKDKGMVSYKIVESTTGDAWVEIRDKKYSPSEISAWILQKMKQTAEDYLGHPVTEAVITVPAYFNDSQRQATKDAGRIAGLDVKRIINEPTAAALAYGLDKKGEHKIAVFDLGGGTFDISILEIAEGVFEVKSTNGDTFLGGEDFDKRVIDYLADEFKKENSIDLRSDAMALQRLKEAAEKAKMELSTTMETNVNLPFITADQNGPRHLNIRLTRAKLEQLCEDLITRLEEPCRKAIKDSGIPVSQIDEVILVGGMTRMPKVQEKVEKIFGKKPHKGVNPDEVVAIGAAIQGAVLTGQVKDVLLLDVTPLSLGIETMGGVFTKLIERNTTIPCRKSQVFSTADDNQSAVTISVLQGERQMARDNKHIGQFDLVGLPPAPRGMPQIDVTFDIDANGILHVSAKDLGTGKEQSIQIKASSGLSEEEIKRMVRDAEAHAQDDQKNKEIAEERNKLDSLAYTTEKSLKEFGEKIDAALKSSIECALENAKTAVASCDPDKMKSANEELTQASHKLAEEIYKNTSQQQAPGHEPPPGAKPEEGVVDADFEEVK, from the coding sequence ATGGCAAGCAAGATCATAGGCATAGACCTTGGAACAACCAACAGCTGCGTGGCCGTCGTAGAGGGCGGGGAGCCTATAGTAATCCCCTCCTCCGAGGGTAACCGCACCACCCCGTCGATGGCCTCCATCGCGGAGGACGGCGAGAGGCTGGTCGGCATGCCCGCCAAGCGGCAGGCGGTCACGAACCCCAGGAACACCGTCTTCGCGATCAAGCGCCTCATCGGCAGGCGCTTCAACGACCCCGAAGTCGAAAAGGACAAGGGGATGGTGTCCTACAAGATAGTCGAGAGCACCACCGGCGACGCTTGGGTGGAGATTCGCGACAAGAAGTACAGCCCCTCCGAGATTTCCGCGTGGATTCTCCAGAAGATGAAGCAGACCGCGGAGGATTATCTCGGCCACCCCGTGACGGAAGCCGTAATCACCGTCCCCGCCTACTTCAACGACAGCCAGCGCCAGGCCACCAAGGACGCGGGCAGGATAGCCGGCCTGGACGTCAAGCGCATCATCAACGAGCCCACGGCGGCGGCGCTTGCCTACGGCCTCGACAAGAAGGGCGAGCACAAGATCGCGGTCTTCGACCTCGGCGGCGGCACCTTCGACATCTCCATCCTTGAAATCGCGGAAGGAGTCTTCGAGGTCAAGTCCACCAACGGCGACACTTTCCTCGGCGGCGAGGACTTCGACAAGAGAGTCATCGACTATCTTGCCGACGAGTTCAAAAAAGAGAACTCCATCGACCTGCGCTCCGACGCGATGGCGCTCCAGCGCCTCAAGGAAGCCGCCGAAAAGGCGAAGATGGAGCTCTCCACCACGATGGAGACCAACGTAAACCTCCCCTTCATCACCGCCGACCAGAACGGCCCGAGGCACCTGAACATCAGGCTCACCCGCGCAAAGCTCGAACAGCTCTGCGAAGACCTGATCACCCGCCTCGAAGAGCCCTGCCGGAAGGCGATAAAGGATTCGGGCATCCCCGTCTCCCAGATCGACGAGGTAATTCTCGTCGGCGGCATGACCCGCATGCCCAAGGTGCAGGAGAAGGTTGAAAAAATCTTCGGCAAAAAGCCCCACAAGGGCGTCAACCCCGACGAAGTGGTCGCGATAGGCGCGGCTATACAGGGCGCGGTGCTCACCGGGCAGGTCAAGGACGTGCTCCTTCTGGACGTTACCCCCCTCTCCCTCGGCATCGAGACGATGGGCGGCGTCTTCACCAAGCTCATCGAGCGCAACACCACGATACCGTGCAGAAAGAGCCAGGTCTTCTCCACCGCCGACGACAACCAGTCCGCCGTGACGATCAGCGTCCTTCAGGGCGAGCGCCAGATGGCCCGCGACAACAAGCACATCGGCCAGTTCGATCTGGTCGGGCTGCCCCCCGCGCCTCGCGGGATGCCGCAGATAGACGTGACCTTCGACATCGACGCCAACGGCATCCTTCACGTCTCCGCCAAGGACCTCGGAACCGGCAAGGAGCAGTCGATACAGATAAAGGCCTCCTCCGGCCTCAGCGAGGAGGAGATAAAGCGCATGGTGCGCGACGCCGAGGCCCACGCCCAGGACGACCAGAAAAACAAGGAGATAGCCGAGGAACGCAACAAGCTCGACTCTCTGGCCTACACCACCGAAAAGTCCTTGAAGGAGTTCGGCGAGAAGATCGACGCCGCTCTCAAATCGTCCATAGAGTGCGCCCTTGAAAACGCCAAAACGGCGGTGGCGAGCTGCGACCCGGACAAGATGAAGAGCGCCAACGAAGAGCTGACACAGGCTTCCCACAAGCTGGCGGAAGAGATCTACAAGAACACCAGCCAGCAGCAGGCCCCCGGACATGAGCCCCCGCCCGGAGCCAAACCCGAGGAAGGCGTCGTAGACGCGGACTTTGAAGAAGTAAAGTAA
- a CDS encoding penicillin-binding protein activator, with protein sequence MDRFFLKKLLAGALCLLPLCPVAAAAEVKALPAPSKRVHLGILLPLTGPLAPFGKRALRGALLGSKLFGDEGPRELVFHIADTEGDPSLAAKEVKRLAGEGVTGIIGPLKGDEARSAAKAAREEDLPLLALSPAADLTGGMVFRLFLREEEEVDRLVKFAVEEKHLKRFAILAPDTESGRRYRSLFWDSAVRHGGEITASETFPADESSLEIPLKKAAGIYGLTKAELRERQEREKQALAEAMQGPQLTAEEPITEPVPPPVNAKKKSAEEGPKPLVDFDALFLPVSPSVKVAQMAPQLPYYDITGVTLLGIRSWNYPELVKVGKEYIEGALFPAEWHPSTHEGAEFAESFEKSYGSTPGVLETYAYDAVRLMAEKAAGNDREGLRRGLSSLSGADGVTGPLSAAPGGEIISEPVILAVSRSMIVPAETADPR encoded by the coding sequence ATGGACAGGTTTTTTCTGAAAAAACTTCTAGCCGGGGCGCTCTGCCTCCTTCCCCTGTGCCCGGTTGCAGCGGCGGCGGAGGTAAAAGCCCTCCCGGCCCCGTCGAAGAGGGTCCATCTGGGAATCTTGCTCCCGCTGACGGGACCTTTGGCTCCCTTCGGAAAGCGGGCGCTGCGGGGCGCGCTCCTCGGCTCGAAGCTCTTCGGGGATGAAGGGCCGCGCGAGCTGGTTTTTCACATCGCCGACACCGAAGGGGACCCCTCCCTCGCCGCGAAAGAGGTCAAAAGGCTCGCGGGCGAAGGCGTCACGGGCATAATCGGCCCCCTCAAGGGCGACGAGGCAAGAAGCGCCGCGAAAGCCGCGAGGGAGGAGGACCTTCCCCTGCTCGCGCTCTCTCCCGCCGCCGACCTTACCGGCGGGATGGTCTTCCGGCTCTTCCTCCGCGAAGAGGAGGAAGTGGACAGGCTGGTTAAATTCGCGGTGGAAGAAAAACACCTCAAGAGGTTCGCCATACTGGCGCCGGACACCGAGAGCGGCCGCCGCTACCGTTCCCTCTTCTGGGACAGCGCGGTGCGCCACGGAGGCGAGATAACCGCCAGCGAGACCTTCCCCGCCGACGAGAGCAGCCTCGAAATCCCCCTTAAAAAGGCCGCCGGTATCTATGGCCTGACGAAGGCCGAGCTGCGCGAAAGGCAGGAGCGGGAAAAGCAGGCTCTGGCGGAAGCGATGCAGGGGCCGCAGCTCACCGCTGAGGAGCCCATCACCGAACCGGTCCCGCCGCCGGTCAATGCAAAGAAGAAAAGCGCCGAGGAGGGACCGAAGCCTCTGGTCGATTTCGACGCTCTCTTCCTCCCTGTCTCTCCCAGCGTGAAGGTCGCGCAGATGGCCCCCCAGCTCCCCTACTACGACATCACCGGCGTGACCCTGCTGGGTATCCGCTCCTGGAACTATCCCGAGCTGGTCAAGGTCGGGAAGGAATACATAGAGGGCGCGCTCTTCCCCGCCGAATGGCACCCCTCGACCCATGAGGGCGCGGAATTTGCGGAGAGCTTCGAGAAGAGTTACGGCAGCACTCCCGGCGTCCTCGAAACCTACGCTTACGACGCCGTGAGGCTCATGGCCGAAAAAGCGGCGGGGAACGACAGAGAGGGGCTAAGGCGCGGACTCTCCTCCCTTTCCGGAGCGGACGGGGTCACCGGCCCGCTGAGCGCCGCTCCCGGCGGAGAGATAATCTCCGAGCCGGTCATCCTCGCGGTCAGCCGGTCCATGATCGTCCCCGCCGAAACGGCGGACCCCCGATGA